The Oncorhynchus masou masou isolate Uvic2021 chromosome 6, UVic_Omas_1.1, whole genome shotgun sequence genome has a window encoding:
- the LOC135542424 gene encoding nuclear factor erythroid 2-related factor 2-like isoform X1 → MMEVELSSAHRSQQDMNLIDILWRQDIDLGAEREVFDLSLRQKEDELRRQRELEEENRLHLLREQDKALLEQLELDEETGEFMPCLLPSEPELPNTEGNQNTIFSRVDGDALSFDECMQLLAETFPFVETIELPHPPPAHIMPSPSIGNSRPDMLTSQQSPVAQNPMLSALLAPHKAPIAVPVSLEPAPVDVEQAWMELLSLPELQQNLKMQVSDILDQNGYTSTSMPLEVQVPNYSFYLPELPGLVTNIDTTPPVLLINNFKGMVPPDNLNQMTPELNTELNQKPPELNTTYTTDNLCKLFYTDHSNTKPSSPMLSYTSNEAEKEVRHKPLEPSEIHVPQFSLTDGHRTAIEFPDSDSGLSMDNVSSPMKSHQDDSSMGYSDSDLEEMDSNRSKYREMFSLSLHGEEQQSSPYNTGPVSHFPADSLPSPKSELIEGNGHNQRPFTKDKSRRHSAGCQSRLSRDEQRAKALGIPFAVELIINLPVDDFNELMSKHQLNEVQLVLIRDIRRRGKNKVAAQNCRKRKMESISGLEGELKALCKKKAHLLRESAQRNGSLKELKEQLGSLYLEVFSRLRDEEGKPYSPSDYSLQQTSDGSMFLVPRVKKTLKGEDK, encoded by the exons GATATGAACTTGATTGACATCCTGTGGAGGCAGGACATTGACCTGGGTGCCGAGCGGGAGGTGTTTGACCTGAGCCTGCGGCAGAAGGAGGATGAGCTGCGCAGGCAGAgggaactggaggaggagaatagGCTGCACCTGCTGAGGGAGCAGGATAAGGCCTTGCTCGAACAGCTGGAGCTGGACGAGGAGACTGGCGAGTTCATGCCCTGCCTGCTACCCAGTGAACCAGAGCTGCCCAACACAGAGGGAAACcag AACACCATTTTTTCCAGAGTGGATGGGGATGCACTTTCATTTGATGAGTGCATGCAGCTTCTCGCAGAGACATTCCCTTTCGTAGAAACCATTGAG ctcccccatcctcctcctgcaCATATCATGCCCTCCCCTTCCATTGGCAACAGTAGGCCAGATATGCTGACATCCCAGCAGTCACCTGTGGCCCAGAACCCCATGCTCTCTGCTCTGCTGGCCCCCCACAAGGCTCCCATTGCTGTGCCTGTGTCTCTGGAACCAGCCCCTGTGGATGTGGAGCAGGCCTGGATGGAGCTGCTCTCCCTGCCTGAGCTCCAG CAGAACTTAAAAATGCAAGTGTCAGATATCCTGGATCAGAATGGCTATACCAGCACAAGCATGCCCCTAGAGGTGCAGGTCCCTAACTACAGCTTCTACTTGCCTGAGCTCCCAGGCTTGGTCACAAACATTGATACTACACCACCTGTCCTACTCATCAACAACTTCAAAGGGATGGTTCCCCCTGACAACCTCAACCAAATGACTCCAGAGCTCAACACAGAGCTCAACCAAAAACCCCCAGAGCTCAACACAACCTACACCACAGACAACCTCTGTAAGCTGTTCTACACTGACCACTCAAACACAAAACCAAGCTCCCCCATGTTATCCTATACTTCCAATGAGGCGGAGAAGGAGGTGAGACACAAACCACTGGAACCATCAGAAATACATGTCCCCCAATTTTCCCTGACAGATGGACATAGGACTGCTATAGAGTTCCCCGACTCTGACTCCGGTCTGTCAATGGACAATGTCAGCTCGCCTATGAAATCCCATCAGGACGATAGTTCTATGGGATACAGCGACTCAGACCTGGAGGAGATGGACAGCAACCGGTCCAAGTACAGAGAGAtgttctcactgtctctccatgGAGAGGAACAACAGTCCTCCCCTTACAACACTGGTCCAGTATCCCATTTTCCGGCAGACAGCCTACCCTCCCCAAAGAGTGAGCTCATAGAGGGCAACGGCCATAACCAGCGCCCATTCACCAAAGACAAGTCGAGAAGACACTCTGCGGGCTGCCAGTCCCGTCTGTCCAGAGACGAACAGCGGGCCAAGGCCCTGGGGATCCCCTTTGCTGTGGAGCTCATTATCAACCTGCCCGTGGACGACTTCAATGAGCTCATGTCCAAGCACCAGCTTAACGAGGTCCAGCTGGTCCTGATCCGAGACATCCGCCGACGGGGAAAGAACAAGGTGGCAGCCCAGAACTGCCGCAAGCGCAAGATGGAGAGCATCTCAGGCCTGGAGGGGGAGCTTAAAGCACTGTGCAAGAAGAAGGCGCACTTACTCAGGGAGAGTGCCCAGAGGAACGGCAGTTTGAAGGAGCTAAAGGAGCAGCTGGGGAGTCTGTACCTGGAGGTGTTCAGTCGGctgagagatgaggaggggaagCCCTACTCTCCCAGTGACTACTCTCTCCAGCAGACCTCCGATGGCAGCATGTTCCTTGTGCCTCGTGTTAAAAAGACACTCAAGGGTGAAGACAAATAG
- the LOC135542424 gene encoding nuclear factor erythroid 2-related factor 2-like isoform X2 has product MMEVELSSAHRSQQDMNLIDILWRQDIDLGAEREVFDLSLRQKEDELRRQRELEEENRLHLLREQDKALLEQLELDEETGEFMPCLLPSEPELPNTEGNQNTIFSRVDGDALSFDECMQLLAETFPFVETIELPHPPPAHIMPSPSIGNSRPDMLTSQQSPVAQNPMLSALLAPHKAPIAVPVSLEPAPVDVEQAWMELLSLPELQNLKMQVSDILDQNGYTSTSMPLEVQVPNYSFYLPELPGLVTNIDTTPPVLLINNFKGMVPPDNLNQMTPELNTELNQKPPELNTTYTTDNLCKLFYTDHSNTKPSSPMLSYTSNEAEKEVRHKPLEPSEIHVPQFSLTDGHRTAIEFPDSDSGLSMDNVSSPMKSHQDDSSMGYSDSDLEEMDSNRSKYREMFSLSLHGEEQQSSPYNTGPVSHFPADSLPSPKSELIEGNGHNQRPFTKDKSRRHSAGCQSRLSRDEQRAKALGIPFAVELIINLPVDDFNELMSKHQLNEVQLVLIRDIRRRGKNKVAAQNCRKRKMESISGLEGELKALCKKKAHLLRESAQRNGSLKELKEQLGSLYLEVFSRLRDEEGKPYSPSDYSLQQTSDGSMFLVPRVKKTLKGEDK; this is encoded by the exons GATATGAACTTGATTGACATCCTGTGGAGGCAGGACATTGACCTGGGTGCCGAGCGGGAGGTGTTTGACCTGAGCCTGCGGCAGAAGGAGGATGAGCTGCGCAGGCAGAgggaactggaggaggagaatagGCTGCACCTGCTGAGGGAGCAGGATAAGGCCTTGCTCGAACAGCTGGAGCTGGACGAGGAGACTGGCGAGTTCATGCCCTGCCTGCTACCCAGTGAACCAGAGCTGCCCAACACAGAGGGAAACcag AACACCATTTTTTCCAGAGTGGATGGGGATGCACTTTCATTTGATGAGTGCATGCAGCTTCTCGCAGAGACATTCCCTTTCGTAGAAACCATTGAG ctcccccatcctcctcctgcaCATATCATGCCCTCCCCTTCCATTGGCAACAGTAGGCCAGATATGCTGACATCCCAGCAGTCACCTGTGGCCCAGAACCCCATGCTCTCTGCTCTGCTGGCCCCCCACAAGGCTCCCATTGCTGTGCCTGTGTCTCTGGAACCAGCCCCTGTGGATGTGGAGCAGGCCTGGATGGAGCTGCTCTCCCTGCCTGAGCTCCAG AACTTAAAAATGCAAGTGTCAGATATCCTGGATCAGAATGGCTATACCAGCACAAGCATGCCCCTAGAGGTGCAGGTCCCTAACTACAGCTTCTACTTGCCTGAGCTCCCAGGCTTGGTCACAAACATTGATACTACACCACCTGTCCTACTCATCAACAACTTCAAAGGGATGGTTCCCCCTGACAACCTCAACCAAATGACTCCAGAGCTCAACACAGAGCTCAACCAAAAACCCCCAGAGCTCAACACAACCTACACCACAGACAACCTCTGTAAGCTGTTCTACACTGACCACTCAAACACAAAACCAAGCTCCCCCATGTTATCCTATACTTCCAATGAGGCGGAGAAGGAGGTGAGACACAAACCACTGGAACCATCAGAAATACATGTCCCCCAATTTTCCCTGACAGATGGACATAGGACTGCTATAGAGTTCCCCGACTCTGACTCCGGTCTGTCAATGGACAATGTCAGCTCGCCTATGAAATCCCATCAGGACGATAGTTCTATGGGATACAGCGACTCAGACCTGGAGGAGATGGACAGCAACCGGTCCAAGTACAGAGAGAtgttctcactgtctctccatgGAGAGGAACAACAGTCCTCCCCTTACAACACTGGTCCAGTATCCCATTTTCCGGCAGACAGCCTACCCTCCCCAAAGAGTGAGCTCATAGAGGGCAACGGCCATAACCAGCGCCCATTCACCAAAGACAAGTCGAGAAGACACTCTGCGGGCTGCCAGTCCCGTCTGTCCAGAGACGAACAGCGGGCCAAGGCCCTGGGGATCCCCTTTGCTGTGGAGCTCATTATCAACCTGCCCGTGGACGACTTCAATGAGCTCATGTCCAAGCACCAGCTTAACGAGGTCCAGCTGGTCCTGATCCGAGACATCCGCCGACGGGGAAAGAACAAGGTGGCAGCCCAGAACTGCCGCAAGCGCAAGATGGAGAGCATCTCAGGCCTGGAGGGGGAGCTTAAAGCACTGTGCAAGAAGAAGGCGCACTTACTCAGGGAGAGTGCCCAGAGGAACGGCAGTTTGAAGGAGCTAAAGGAGCAGCTGGGGAGTCTGTACCTGGAGGTGTTCAGTCGGctgagagatgaggaggggaagCCCTACTCTCCCAGTGACTACTCTCTCCAGCAGACCTCCGATGGCAGCATGTTCCTTGTGCCTCGTGTTAAAAAGACACTCAAGGGTGAAGACAAATAG